The following coding sequences are from one Natrarchaeobaculum sulfurireducens window:
- a CDS encoding DEAD/DEAH box helicase, with protein MTDESGSNPTTGRTTDTDGNEQTTDQDAVSSADTFSIAEFHEASQHDGRPVLTAAAVARALEIPHEEATERLEVLAERGDLERLSVSTDPVVWYPTELEDLTDRERVLVFPKRREIVVDQPEQFTRAQLAQFAHLADGNGEGGYRYVVRPEDVWQAPHDSFEGLERTMRQALGQRSDSLETWVESQWDRAHQFRLVTHEDGYTVLEAKRPEVMGNVARQKLDEEHVHAPISETEDWVREGAEAAIKRILYEAGYPVQDQRNLESGEDLEIDLQVRLRDYQRTWVDRFAEAGEGVFVGPPGSGKTVAAMGAMVHVGGDTLVLVPSRDLARQWADAVVEYTSLEAHQVGQYHGGRKEVRPVTIATYQIAGMDRHRSLFDDREWGLVVFDECQHVPSDVYRRSTHLQSRHRLGLSASPIREDDRQTEIFTLVGPPIGTDWQALFDAGFVAEPELEIRYVPWGDDEQRNAYVSAEGRERYRIAAENRGKIDDVRYLLSAHPDAKALVFVDFLEQGRELSAALEVPFLSGETPHHERRRLLEEFRRDERDLLIISRVGDEGIDLPTADLAIVASGLGGSRRQGTQRAGRTMRPAGGALVYVLATRGTREEDFARRQLQHLGRKGLTVREQTVGHDGEE; from the coding sequence GTGACCGACGAATCAGGGTCGAACCCAACGACGGGTCGGACGACCGACACGGACGGCAACGAGCAGACAACCGATCAGGACGCAGTGTCGTCGGCAGATACGTTCTCTATCGCCGAGTTCCACGAGGCGAGCCAACACGACGGTCGTCCTGTACTCACCGCGGCAGCCGTCGCCCGTGCACTCGAGATCCCCCACGAGGAAGCGACCGAGCGGCTCGAGGTCCTCGCCGAGCGTGGCGATCTCGAGCGACTGTCGGTGTCGACAGACCCGGTCGTCTGGTATCCGACCGAGCTCGAGGACTTGACCGACCGCGAGCGGGTGCTCGTCTTCCCGAAACGGCGCGAGATCGTCGTCGATCAACCGGAGCAGTTCACGCGCGCACAACTCGCCCAGTTCGCCCATCTGGCCGACGGCAACGGCGAGGGCGGCTACCGATACGTCGTCCGGCCGGAGGACGTCTGGCAGGCACCTCACGACTCCTTTGAGGGACTCGAGCGAACGATGCGTCAGGCGCTCGGGCAGCGCTCTGACTCCCTCGAGACGTGGGTCGAAAGCCAGTGGGACCGCGCCCACCAGTTCCGACTCGTCACTCACGAGGATGGCTACACCGTTCTCGAGGCGAAGCGTCCGGAGGTGATGGGCAACGTCGCCCGCCAGAAACTCGACGAAGAACACGTTCACGCGCCCATCTCCGAGACCGAAGACTGGGTTCGAGAGGGTGCTGAGGCGGCCATCAAACGTATTCTCTACGAGGCGGGCTATCCAGTACAGGACCAGCGAAACCTCGAGTCCGGCGAGGACCTCGAGATCGACCTGCAGGTTCGGCTCCGGGACTACCAGCGAACGTGGGTCGACCGCTTCGCCGAGGCCGGTGAAGGCGTCTTCGTCGGGCCACCGGGAAGCGGCAAGACCGTCGCCGCGATGGGGGCGATGGTCCACGTCGGCGGCGACACCCTGGTGCTCGTCCCGAGTCGTGATCTCGCACGTCAGTGGGCCGACGCCGTCGTCGAGTACACCTCGCTCGAAGCTCACCAGGTCGGCCAGTACCACGGCGGCCGCAAGGAGGTCCGGCCGGTGACGATCGCGACCTACCAGATTGCAGGGATGGATCGTCACCGCTCGCTGTTCGACGACCGCGAGTGGGGACTCGTCGTTTTCGACGAGTGCCAGCACGTCCCCAGCGACGTCTACCGACGGAGTACCCACCTCCAGTCCCGCCACCGGCTCGGCCTCTCGGCGAGCCCGATCAGAGAGGACGACCGCCAGACCGAAATCTTCACCCTCGTCGGCCCGCCGATCGGCACCGACTGGCAGGCGCTGTTCGATGCGGGCTTCGTCGCCGAACCCGAACTCGAGATCCGGTACGTTCCGTGGGGCGACGACGAACAACGCAACGCCTACGTCTCGGCGGAGGGCCGCGAGCGATACCGGATCGCCGCCGAAAACCGCGGGAAGATCGACGACGTCCGATATCTGCTGTCGGCCCATCCTGACGCAAAGGCGCTCGTCTTCGTCGACTTCCTCGAGCAGGGCCGAGAGCTGTCGGCCGCCCTTGAGGTGCCGTTTCTCTCCGGGGAGACACCGCATCACGAACGACGCCGACTGCTCGAGGAGTTCCGCCGGGACGAACGCGACCTGCTGATTATCTCGCGCGTGGGTGACGAGGGAATCGACCTGCCGACGGCCGATCTGGCGATCGTCGCCTCGGGACTCGGCGGCTCGCGCCGGCAGGGAACCCAGCGGGCGGGACGGACCATGCGGCCCGCTGGTGGGGCGCTGGTCTACGTGCTCGCGACGCGGGGCACCCGCGAAGAGGATTTCGCCCGCAGGCAGCTCCAGCACCTCGGTCGCAAGGGGCTGACCGTGCGGGAACAAACGGTCGGCCACGACGGCGAGGAGTGA
- a CDS encoding transcription initiation factor IIB codes for MTQSIIDHATTESRERDVELCPDCETDTIVHDPDRGERVCDECGLVLTEDPIDYGPEWRAFNAQEHDQLSRVGAPLTQSMHDRGLTTTIDWRNRDANGHSMSADKHGQLHRLRVWQERIRTKNAGERNLKYALSEIDRMVSALGVPKPVKETASVIYRRALEQDLIRGRSIEGVATSALYTACRKEDIPRSLEEVTSVSRVDQREIGRTYRYIADELDINLEPTNPRQFVPRFCSELDVDKDVETTAIEIIDRTTEQGLHSGKSPTGFAAAAIYAAGLLCEETIPQRAVAETAQTTVVTVRNRYREQLEAIDRTPAT; via the coding sequence ATGACACAGTCAATCATCGATCACGCGACGACAGAGTCCCGGGAGCGGGACGTCGAGCTGTGTCCCGACTGTGAAACTGATACGATCGTACACGACCCGGATCGCGGCGAGCGCGTCTGTGATGAGTGTGGGCTGGTTCTCACCGAAGATCCCATCGACTACGGTCCGGAATGGCGAGCGTTCAACGCCCAGGAGCACGACCAACTCTCGCGCGTGGGCGCACCACTCACGCAATCGATGCACGACAGGGGACTGACGACGACGATCGACTGGCGAAACCGGGATGCAAACGGCCATTCGATGTCGGCGGACAAACACGGCCAGCTTCACCGTCTTCGCGTCTGGCAGGAGCGAATCCGAACCAAAAACGCTGGCGAACGAAATCTCAAGTACGCACTCTCCGAGATCGACCGGATGGTCAGCGCCCTCGGCGTTCCAAAACCGGTCAAAGAGACTGCGAGCGTCATCTACCGACGCGCCCTGGAGCAGGATCTCATCCGCGGTCGCTCGATCGAAGGCGTCGCGACGAGCGCCCTCTATACAGCCTGCCGAAAAGAGGACATCCCACGCAGTCTCGAGGAGGTAACCTCCGTTTCTCGCGTCGACCAGCGCGAGATCGGCCGTACCTATCGCTACATCGCGGACGAACTCGACATCAACCTCGAGCCGACGAACCCCCGCCAGTTCGTCCCGCGGTTCTGCTCGGAACTCGACGTCGACAAGGACGTCGAGACGACCGCCATCGAGATCATCGACCGGACGACAGAACAGGGACTTCACTCAGGGAAGTCCCCGACCGGATTTGCTGCTGCTGCAATCTATGCCGCCGGCTTGCTCTGTGAGGAGACGATTCCACAACGGGCCGTCGCCGAAACTGCCCAGACGACCGTCGTCACTGTCAGAAACCGCTATCGAGAACAGCTCGAGGCGATCGACCGGACGCCCGCTACATGA
- a CDS encoding helicase HerA domain-containing protein yields MSEHQQREILVGETDDGSDLHLPVVELLTGRGFVTGKSGSGKSNTASVIAEELLEAGFPLLIVDTDGEYYGLKEEYEMLHAGADEECDIQIGPEHAEQMATLALEENVPIILDVSGYLDEAVADELLRETARQLFVKEKKLKKPFLLVVEEVHEYIPEGGGMGETGKLLIKIGKRGRKHGLGILGISQRPADVKKDFITQANWLVWHRLTWDNDTKVVGRIIDTEYSELVSELNDGQAFVQTDWNDVDVRKIQFRRKRTFDAGATPGLDDFERPELKSVSDALVGDLQQISERKDREENRIVELENELEKKDTRIETLESELENARDISSAAKQMADALSNPETIQTQLPEADGEELRRLHQEIVELERECEVLEDDLEEREAALEAAEADAERFEALLESRTETIDRLRMENERLRRRVSELERDLDGESAGLADEAELEDADTASDHPEPIVHADGDAVEFGYASEEETGLAEIVVANERREFVDLLETIGITDRVEAASDRSQCSLETAARVVAELARDGPLETATIAPRVDRSPVAVQGLLSELRTESVLDREAGRRYALAADVRAKLTLVGADG; encoded by the coding sequence GTGAGCGAGCACCAACAGCGTGAGATCCTCGTTGGCGAGACGGATGACGGGTCTGACCTGCACCTGCCCGTCGTCGAACTCCTGACTGGACGGGGGTTCGTCACCGGAAAATCCGGTAGCGGGAAGTCGAACACTGCGTCCGTGATCGCCGAGGAGTTACTCGAGGCGGGCTTTCCACTGTTGATCGTCGACACCGACGGCGAGTACTACGGCCTCAAAGAGGAGTACGAGATGCTTCATGCGGGGGCCGACGAGGAGTGTGACATTCAGATCGGGCCGGAACACGCAGAACAGATGGCGACGCTGGCACTCGAGGAGAACGTCCCGATCATCCTCGACGTCTCGGGGTACTTAGACGAGGCGGTCGCCGACGAACTGCTCCGGGAGACCGCCAGACAGCTGTTCGTCAAGGAAAAGAAGCTCAAAAAGCCCTTTTTGCTCGTCGTCGAGGAGGTCCACGAGTACATTCCCGAAGGTGGCGGCATGGGAGAGACGGGCAAACTGCTGATCAAGATCGGGAAACGCGGGCGCAAACACGGCCTCGGCATTCTGGGGATCAGCCAGCGACCGGCCGACGTCAAGAAGGACTTCATCACGCAGGCGAACTGGCTCGTCTGGCACCGGCTGACCTGGGATAACGACACCAAGGTGGTCGGCCGGATCATCGACACCGAATACTCCGAACTCGTCTCCGAGTTGAACGACGGCCAGGCGTTCGTCCAGACCGACTGGAACGACGTCGACGTCAGAAAGATCCAGTTCCGGCGCAAACGAACCTTCGACGCCGGTGCGACGCCCGGACTCGACGACTTCGAACGCCCCGAGCTGAAGTCCGTCTCCGACGCGCTCGTGGGCGACCTCCAGCAGATTTCCGAACGAAAGGACCGCGAGGAAAATCGGATCGTCGAACTCGAGAACGAACTCGAGAAGAAAGACACACGGATCGAGACCTTAGAGAGCGAACTCGAGAACGCCCGCGACATCTCGAGTGCGGCCAAACAGATGGCCGACGCGCTGTCGAACCCCGAGACGATCCAGACCCAACTGCCCGAAGCCGACGGCGAGGAACTGCGGCGGCTCCACCAGGAAATCGTCGAACTCGAACGAGAGTGTGAGGTCTTAGAGGACGACCTCGAGGAACGCGAGGCAGCACTCGAGGCGGCCGAAGCGGACGCCGAGCGGTTCGAGGCGCTTCTCGAATCGCGAACCGAGACGATCGATCGGCTCCGGATGGAAAACGAGCGACTGCGTCGGCGCGTGAGCGAACTCGAGCGCGACCTCGACGGCGAGTCGGCTGGGCTGGCTGACGAAGCCGAACTGGAGGACGCCGACACGGCGAGCGACCACCCAGAGCCGATCGTCCACGCGGACGGTGATGCGGTCGAGTTCGGCTACGCCTCCGAAGAGGAGACGGGGCTGGCAGAGATCGTCGTCGCGAACGAACGCCGCGAGTTCGTCGACCTTCTCGAGACGATCGGGATCACAGACCGGGTCGAGGCGGCGAGCGACCGCTCGCAGTGTTCGCTCGAGACGGCCGCCCGCGTCGTCGCGGAACTCGCTCGGGACGGCCCACTCGAAACCGCGACGATCGCCCCGCGCGTCGACCGCTCACCGGTCGCAGTCCAGGGGTTGCTCTCGGAGCTGCGGACGGAGTCCGTCCTCGACAGGGAAGCGGGCCGCCGATACGCCCTCGCGGCGGACGTCCGAGCGAAGCTGACGCTCGTGGGGGCGGACGGCTGA
- a CDS encoding DegT/DnrJ/EryC1/StrS family aminotransferase: protein MIKETPSLFVPSPSTNQGHSVDSFLNRHAQEFVFYGSGKAALYDGLAGLIEPGETVLVPAYLPDAVVEPLYDLELETEYYALEPSLAPDFVDLERRLDDDVIAVMSVNYFGFPHPGLDELRSIVADYGCYHVDDNAHAPLSVDGETVLGTRGHLGVTSLWKLFPVPDGAILYLNDEQAAEAYDPSSSAGVRDGFDGSDCRYLLKSAFRDVFDRNGTIRRSIDAILASRNDGRSVGGPRERYEKGKRPMSKLSAYVVEESDPRAIRQARRQNYLAWRRALESRDDVEFVFESLPEGICPQVAPVRAAGHEQFRAELDRCGVGGAKRWPRLSPRVREKPTYETATRLAREIVTLPVHQHIAPSTILDVGRQLRQ, encoded by the coding sequence ATGATTAAGGAAACGCCATCGCTATTCGTGCCGTCACCGTCGACGAACCAGGGACACAGCGTCGACTCGTTCTTGAATCGACACGCTCAGGAGTTCGTCTTCTATGGGTCCGGAAAAGCGGCGTTGTATGATGGACTCGCCGGACTCATCGAACCAGGTGAGACCGTTCTCGTCCCGGCGTACCTCCCTGACGCCGTCGTCGAACCGCTGTACGACCTCGAACTCGAGACGGAGTATTACGCCCTCGAGCCGTCACTTGCACCTGATTTCGTCGATCTGGAACGACGGCTCGACGACGACGTGATCGCCGTTATGTCGGTGAACTACTTCGGGTTCCCGCACCCGGGACTGGACGAGTTACGATCGATCGTCGCTGACTACGGGTGTTATCACGTCGACGATAACGCACACGCACCGCTCAGCGTAGACGGCGAAACGGTACTCGGCACGCGCGGGCATCTCGGGGTTACGAGCCTGTGGAAGCTGTTCCCCGTTCCGGACGGGGCGATACTCTATCTGAACGACGAACAGGCCGCCGAAGCGTACGATCCCTCCTCGTCGGCTGGCGTTCGGGATGGATTCGACGGTTCCGACTGTCGATACCTCCTGAAGTCGGCGTTCCGTGACGTATTCGATCGAAACGGAACGATTCGTCGGTCGATCGACGCCATACTGGCCAGCCGCAACGACGGACGCTCCGTTGGCGGCCCTCGAGAACGGTACGAAAAAGGGAAACGACCCATGTCGAAACTCTCGGCGTACGTCGTCGAGGAGTCAGACCCACGGGCCATCAGGCAGGCCCGCCGACAGAACTACCTGGCCTGGCGGCGAGCCCTCGAGTCCCGAGACGACGTCGAGTTCGTCTTCGAGTCGCTTCCCGAGGGGATCTGTCCACAAGTGGCACCGGTCAGAGCGGCCGGTCACGAGCAGTTCCGTGCGGAACTCGACCGCTGTGGCGTTGGCGGTGCGAAGAGATGGCCACGCCTCTCACCGCGGGTTCGAGAGAAGCCGACCTACGAGACCGCGACGAGACTCGCTCGAGAGATCGTCACGCTTCCGGTCCACCAGCACATCGCTCCGTCGACGATCCTCGACGTGGGGAGACAGCTTCGGCAGTGA
- a CDS encoding methyl-accepting chemotaxis protein: MSTLSSDRLESAGEPSDGLREWYESVLWGMMDTLGITKSVERKMAAAVLLQFLATLAVFALPLVFLGPSEAFAVFPTAQILLTGVVFILAVIAFVNTTLIARRDIIEPLEELRVIADSIANGQLDTPPSGTDQIDETGDLQRSFVTMYEYLTTVGDQADALAKEEFEAAVLDEHVPGEFGESLTQMQASLENRITELEESRERIERQRKEVERRNEALEADADRCRAVLAKCAEGDFTTRVSIESDHEAMREIGDGLNAMLDDVEAALQTVQSLADEVDEVGEEVSTSVAEMEKASAEVSQSAEGISIATDQQNDRFEEVLGEMSDLSATIEEIASTADGVADLSDHAAGRARSGGETASDAIEELERIERRSTTIVDRIEELDEELAEVSEVVEVIDEIAEETNLLAVNASIEAARAGSQGSRFAVVANEIKSLSEETGEATQEVDEMVSDVQSSAQEAVDEIGQMQRDVVDGAETIEESLGVLEEIADHVQEANDGVQSINDATDEQARTSQQVVTMVDEATEQSEQTLRDTSSVAAAAEEQTATISEISNAARSLSSTATELNGQLDQFTVAN, translated from the coding sequence ATGTCGACCCTTTCTAGTGACCGACTCGAGTCGGCTGGCGAGCCCTCCGATGGGTTGCGAGAGTGGTATGAGTCAGTCCTCTGGGGAATGATGGACACGCTCGGGATCACGAAGAGTGTAGAGCGCAAGATGGCTGCGGCGGTTCTGTTGCAGTTTCTCGCGACACTTGCTGTCTTTGCACTTCCGCTCGTCTTTCTCGGCCCGTCAGAGGCGTTCGCCGTCTTCCCGACGGCACAAATCCTCCTCACGGGCGTCGTGTTCATACTCGCGGTGATCGCGTTCGTCAACACGACGCTGATCGCCAGACGAGACATCATCGAGCCACTGGAAGAGCTCCGGGTGATCGCCGATTCGATCGCGAACGGCCAGCTCGACACCCCACCGTCTGGCACCGATCAGATCGACGAGACCGGCGACCTCCAGCGATCGTTCGTCACGATGTACGAGTACCTGACGACGGTCGGCGATCAGGCGGATGCCCTGGCAAAAGAGGAGTTCGAGGCCGCCGTCCTGGACGAACACGTCCCGGGTGAGTTCGGCGAGTCACTCACCCAGATGCAGGCGAGCCTCGAGAACAGGATTACCGAACTCGAGGAGAGTCGCGAACGCATCGAGCGCCAGCGAAAGGAAGTCGAACGACGAAACGAAGCGCTCGAGGCCGACGCGGATCGCTGTCGAGCGGTACTCGCAAAATGTGCCGAGGGCGATTTCACGACCAGAGTGTCTATCGAGAGCGATCACGAGGCGATGCGCGAGATCGGAGACGGGTTGAACGCGATGCTCGACGACGTCGAAGCCGCCCTCCAGACGGTCCAGTCGCTCGCCGACGAGGTCGACGAGGTCGGCGAAGAGGTCTCGACGAGCGTCGCCGAGATGGAGAAAGCGAGTGCAGAGGTAAGCCAGTCCGCAGAGGGAATCTCCATCGCGACGGACCAACAAAACGACCGGTTCGAGGAGGTCCTCGGCGAAATGAGTGATCTCTCGGCGACGATCGAGGAGATCGCCTCGACGGCCGATGGCGTTGCAGACCTCTCCGACCATGCGGCCGGCCGCGCCCGTTCGGGGGGTGAAACCGCAAGCGACGCGATCGAAGAACTCGAGCGAATCGAACGTCGCTCGACGACGATCGTCGATCGGATCGAAGAACTCGACGAGGAACTGGCCGAGGTCAGTGAGGTCGTCGAAGTGATCGACGAAATCGCAGAGGAGACAAACTTGCTTGCAGTGAACGCCTCGATCGAAGCCGCTCGAGCGGGTTCCCAGGGGAGCCGGTTTGCCGTCGTTGCCAACGAGATCAAGTCGCTGTCCGAAGAGACCGGTGAGGCGACCCAGGAAGTCGACGAGATGGTCAGCGACGTCCAGTCGTCCGCCCAGGAAGCCGTCGACGAGATCGGGCAGATGCAACGGGACGTCGTCGACGGCGCGGAAACGATCGAGGAAAGCCTCGGCGTCTTAGAGGAGATCGCCGATCACGTCCAGGAGGCCAACGACGGCGTCCAGTCGATCAACGACGCGACCGACGAACAGGCCCGGACGAGCCAGCAGGTCGTGACGATGGTCGACGAGGCGACCGAGCAGAGCGAACAGACCCTCAGGGATACCAGCAGCGTCGCCGCAGCCGCCGAAGAACAGACCGCCACGATCTCCGAGATCTCGAACGCAGCACGTTCGCTCTCGAGTACGGCAACCGAGCTAAACGGACAGCTAGATCAGTTCACCGTCGCGAACTAA
- a CDS encoding DUF7344 domain-containing protein: MSSIDTSLPDEIASSVSDSEADDGLSKDVIFELLKNRRRREVLAYLLEAEETVTLGELAEQIAAWENDTDVNALSSDQRKRVYVALYQTHLPKMDDAGIVEYDQDRGLISLADNADLLMMYLDTDNHKQDRWDRWYAGLSVVGAAFVGAAVLEVPPLTVAPTLGVTSAVVFAFLLLSIVHVVTNRRREQSVDGKLSRID, from the coding sequence ATGTCGTCGATCGATACCTCACTTCCCGACGAAATCGCCTCGTCAGTCTCCGACTCCGAAGCTGACGATGGACTCTCGAAAGACGTAATTTTCGAACTCCTGAAGAACCGCCGCCGCCGCGAAGTCCTCGCGTACTTGCTCGAGGCCGAAGAGACGGTCACGCTCGGTGAACTCGCCGAACAGATCGCGGCGTGGGAAAACGATACGGACGTCAACGCGCTGAGTTCCGACCAACGAAAGCGCGTCTACGTCGCGTTGTACCAGACCCATCTCCCCAAGATGGACGATGCAGGAATCGTCGAATACGACCAGGATCGGGGGCTGATCTCGCTTGCGGACAACGCCGACCTGTTGATGATGTACCTCGATACGGACAATCACAAACAGGATCGCTGGGATCGGTGGTACGCCGGACTCAGCGTGGTCGGTGCCGCGTTCGTCGGCGCTGCAGTCCTCGAGGTGCCGCCGCTTACGGTTGCCCCCACGCTCGGAGTTACCAGCGCGGTCGTTTTCGCGTTCCTCTTGCTCTCGATCGTACACGTCGTTACGAACCGTCGACGAGAACAATCCGTCGACGGAAAACTGTCCCGGATCGATTGA